A region of Catenibacterium mitsuokai DNA encodes the following proteins:
- a CDS encoding AlbA family DNA-binding domain-containing protein → MRINDLVGETTEYDKKLKVELRKPKSWCKSISAFANTLGGALIFGVSDENEIIGLDNPVKDAEKISEIIKTKLNPIPEFKMSFRKVEDNILIILEVFKGDETPYYYYNDGSLEAYIRIGNESVKASPTELQRLVLRGRNKSYDSQKSMYKIRDYSFSKLRERYKKWTGYSFDEKNLISFGLADEEGYLTIAGSLIVDDSPVHHSRLFCTRWNGLNKSSGVLDALDEAEYEGSVINLWRKNHTLACGMKATFHLINT, encoded by the coding sequence ATGAGAATAAATGATCTAGTAGGTGAAACAACAGAATATGACAAGAAATTAAAGGTTGAGTTGAGAAAACCAAAAAGCTGGTGTAAGAGTATTAGTGCTTTTGCGAACACATTAGGTGGCGCATTAATCTTTGGAGTATCTGATGAAAATGAAATCATTGGATTAGATAATCCAGTTAAAGATGCAGAAAAAATTAGTGAAATAATCAAAACTAAGTTAAATCCAATTCCAGAATTTAAAATGTCTTTTCGTAAAGTAGAAGATAATATTCTAATTATTTTAGAGGTATTTAAAGGTGATGAAACGCCTTATTACTATTATAATGATGGATCTTTAGAAGCTTATATACGAATTGGAAATGAGAGTGTTAAAGCCTCTCCTACGGAACTTCAAAGATTAGTATTACGAGGCCGTAATAAATCATATGATTCACAAAAATCTATGTATAAAATAAGAGATTATTCTTTTTCAAAACTAAGGGAAAGATATAAGAAGTGGACAGGTTATAGTTTTGACGAAAAGAATTTAATATCATTTGGATTGGCTGATGAGGAAGGTTATCTTACTATAGCTGGTTCTTTAATTGTAGATGATAGCCCTGTACATCATTCAAGATTATTTTGTACAAGATGGAATGGTTTAAATAAAAGTAGTGGTGTTTTAGATGCACTAGATGAAGCAGAATATGAAGGTAGTGTTATAAATTTGTGGCGAAAAAACCACACGCTTGCGTGTGGGATGAAAGCCACATTTCACTTGATAAATACTTAG
- a CDS encoding transposase, whose product MKPDHIHVFVDVPQTAAPCDVVRTFKDISAIELFKAFPQLIQSYAGCGILWSRGYFVSTVIKYIKEQKNDN is encoded by the coding sequence GTGAAGCCTGACCATATACATGTCTTTGTAGATGTACCACAAACTGCTGCTCCCTGTGATGTTGTAAGGACTTTTAAAGATATAAGTGCTATTGAACTATTCAAGGCATTTCCACAATTAATACAATCCTATGCAGGATGCGGTATTTTATGGTCTAGAGGATATTTTGTATCTACAGTAATCAAGTATATTAAGGAGCAGAAAAATGATAACTGA
- a CDS encoding HTH domain-containing protein, translating into MPNLNYCDKKEDSLNDQNRTDDIINDTLNVQKGADDIINDTINIQKGAGDIINDQDGTNHKINTQDGTDNIINHQSDVKDEIELTMEEIKILEIMKNKPDITIKQLTVILSGISNRTITRNIVILKKKGLLERVGSRKKGYWKVKR; encoded by the coding sequence ATGCCAAATCTTAATTATTGTGATAAAAAGGAAGACAGTTTAAATGACCAAAATAGGACTGATGACATAATAAATGACACATTAAATGTTCAAAAAGGTGCTGATGACATAATAAATGACACAATAAATATTCAAAAAGGTGCTGGTGACATAATAAATGATCAAGATGGCACCAATCACAAAATAAATACTCAAGATGGTACTGATAACATAATAAATCATCAAAGTGATGTGAAAGATGAGATAGAACTAACTATGGAAGAAATAAAAATACTAGAAATAATGAAAAATAAACCAGACATTACAATTAAACAATTAACAGTAATATTGTCAGGTATTAGTAATAGAACAATTACAAGAAATATTGTTATATTAAAGAAAAAAGGACTTTTAGAAAGAGTTGGTTCAAGGAAAAAGGGTTATTGGAAGGTTAAACGTTAA